From the Kogia breviceps isolate mKogBre1 chromosome 15, mKogBre1 haplotype 1, whole genome shotgun sequence genome, one window contains:
- the CCDC92 gene encoding coiled-coil domain-containing protein 92, whose product MATTNLENQLQSAQKNLLFLQREHASTLKGLHAEIRRLQQHCTDLTYELTLKSSDQTGDDGSSRSSELKKRCEELEAQLALKEDEKSELLKELEQKNAMLAVLESTTRGRERKYLEELKAKSHKLGALSSELEQRAGTVAYLTSQLHAAKRQLLSSGGAPDAGPAAGPALATYKPAPPKDRLPETPRRRMKKSLSAPLHPEFEEVYRFGAESRKLLLREPVDAMPDPTPFLLARESAEVHLVKERPLVIPPIASDRGASEQPGPGREKPHGAHVGVAHRIAHASPAPAAPAVETLAVDQVNGGGKAARKHSGTDRTA is encoded by the exons ATGGCAACCACAAACCTGGAGAACCAGTTGCAGAGCGCGCAGAAGAACCTCCTGTTCCTTCAGCGGGAGCACGCCAGCACGCTCAAGGGGCTGCACGCGGAGATCAGGCGGCTGCAGCAACACTGCACAG ATTTAACGTATGAGCTGACACTTAAAAGTTCGGATCAGACAG GAGACGACGGATCTTCGAGAAGCAGCGAACTCAAGAAAAGATGTGAAGAGCTGGAGGCGCAGCTGGCCCTGAAGGAGGACGAGAAGAGCGAGCTGCTGAAGGAGCTGGAGCAGAAGAACGCGATGCTCGCCGTGCTCGAGAGCACCACGAGGGGCCGCGAGAGGAAGTACCTGGAGGAGCTGAAGGCCAAGAGCCACAAGCTGGGCGCGCTGAGCAGCGAGCTGGAGCAGCGCGCCGGCACCGTCGCCTACCTGACGTCGCAGCTGCACGCCGCCAAGAGGCAGCTCCTGAGCTCCGGCGGCGCCCCGGACGCCGGCCCGGCCGCCGGCCCCGCGCTGGCCACCTACAAGCCGGCGCCGCCCAAGGACAGGCTGCCCGAGACGCCCCGGCGCCGCATGAAGAAGAGCCTCTCGGCCCCGCTGCACCCGGAGTTCGAGGAGGTCTACAGATTCGGGGCCGAGAGCCGGAAGCTGCTGCTGCGGGAGCCGGTGGACGCCATGCCCGACCCCACCCCGTTCCTGCTGGCCAGGGAGTCGGCCGAGGTCCACCTCGTCAAGGAGCGGCCCCTCGTCATCCCCCCCATCGCCTCGGACCGCGGCGCCAGCGAGCAGCCCGGGCCCGGCCGCGAGAAGCCGCACGGGGCGCACGTGGGCGTGGCGCACCGCATCGCCCACGCGAGCCCGGCGCCGGCCGCGCCCGCCGTGGAGACGCTGGCGGTGGACCAGGTGAACGGCGGCGGCAAGGCGGCGAGGAAGCACTCAGGCACGGACAGAACTGCGTGA